A genomic stretch from Pseudomonas mendocina includes:
- a CDS encoding ABC transporter ATP-binding protein — protein sequence MILQVDDIEVLYEQVILAVRGVSLTVGQGQVVALLGANGAGKSTTLKAISGLVRADRGEVVRGSIRYWGEDVTRTAPQTLATAGLVQVLEGRRCFAHLTVEENLLTGAFARPRISRGELRDELARIFDWFPRLKTRRKSLAGYTSDGEQQMVAIGRALISRPQLVLLDEPSMGLAPQIVEEIFDIVGELNRRDGVSFLVTEQNIDVALRYAHHAYVLENGQVVDQGVASELAGRGDLHDFYLGKVQQA from the coding sequence ATGATCCTGCAGGTTGATGACATTGAAGTGCTTTACGAGCAGGTGATTCTCGCCGTGCGCGGCGTATCACTGACGGTTGGTCAGGGTCAGGTGGTGGCACTTTTGGGCGCTAACGGCGCCGGTAAAAGCACCACGCTTAAAGCCATTTCCGGGCTGGTGCGTGCCGATCGTGGCGAAGTGGTGCGCGGCAGCATTCGCTATTGGGGGGAAGACGTCACCCGCACTGCGCCGCAAACGCTGGCCACAGCCGGTCTGGTGCAGGTGTTGGAAGGGCGGCGCTGCTTTGCACATCTGACGGTGGAAGAAAACCTGCTAACCGGCGCATTTGCTCGTCCGCGCATCAGCCGTGGCGAGCTGCGTGACGAGCTGGCGCGCATTTTTGACTGGTTCCCGCGTCTGAAAACCCGGCGCAAAAGTCTGGCGGGCTATACATCCGATGGCGAGCAGCAAATGGTCGCCATCGGCCGGGCGCTGATCTCACGACCACAGCTGGTGCTGCTGGACGAGCCCTCCATGGGCCTGGCACCGCAGATCGTTGAAGAGATTTTCGACATCGTCGGTGAACTCAACCGCCGTGACGGCGTGAGCTTTCTGGTAACTGAACAGAACATCGATGTGGCCCTGCGTTACGCCCATCACGCCTACGTGCTGGAGAATGGGCAGGTGGTGGACCAGGGCGTGGCGAGTGAGTTGGCAGGTCGGGGTGACCTACACGATTTCTATCTGGGCAAAGTGCAGCAGGCTTGA
- a CDS encoding SfnB family sulfur acquisition oxidoreductase, with protein sequence MSTPAVLSAHYDIRQPDAHIIRDDAEAIAVAHHVAAFLREGASERDRNREVPADVVDTFSNSGLWGITVPREFGGAEVSFATLAQVIAIVSAADPSLGQIPQNHYCLLEDIRLQGTEEQKRFFFDLVLKGNRFANALSETGGKNVADIRTRLVAEGDGYRIDGRKGYCTGSLYAHWLGVLALDDQDRAQLAFVQRGTPGLVVVDDWSSIGQRTTSSGTVILDGLRVPTFNLFPSYRSYESPTLAGPFAQLTTAAIDAGIARAALDDTIAFVREHARPWIDAGVEKASEDPLTIIQIGSLDIRQEAAEALLERAGRVLDAAKPATNEDNVAAASVAVARAKVLTTEVAIEATNRLFELGGTRSSLVVHNFDRHWRNARVHTLHDPVRWKYHLVGNWALNGIKPARHDWN encoded by the coding sequence ATGTCTACTCCAGCAGTCTTATCAGCCCATTACGATATCCGTCAGCCCGACGCCCACATCATCCGTGATGATGCCGAAGCCATCGCCGTTGCCCACCACGTGGCGGCGTTTCTGCGTGAGGGGGCCTCCGAGCGTGACCGCAACCGCGAAGTCCCGGCGGATGTAGTCGATACCTTTTCCAACAGTGGCCTCTGGGGCATTACCGTGCCCCGTGAGTTTGGCGGCGCTGAAGTGTCGTTTGCCACGCTGGCGCAGGTGATTGCCATTGTTTCAGCCGCTGATCCGTCGCTGGGGCAGATTCCGCAAAACCATTACTGCCTGCTGGAAGATATCCGCTTGCAGGGTACTGAAGAGCAGAAGCGTTTCTTCTTCGATCTGGTGCTCAAGGGCAACCGCTTTGCCAATGCGCTGTCGGAAACCGGCGGGAAAAACGTAGCCGACATCCGTACCCGTCTGGTCGCTGAAGGTGATGGGTACCGCATTGACGGGCGCAAGGGCTATTGCACCGGCTCGCTCTATGCGCATTGGCTCGGCGTGCTGGCGCTGGACGATCAGGATCGCGCCCAACTGGCATTTGTTCAGCGCGGCACGCCGGGCCTGGTTGTGGTGGATGACTGGAGCAGCATCGGCCAGCGCACCACCTCCAGCGGCACTGTGATTCTGGATGGTCTGCGTGTACCGACCTTTAACCTGTTCCCCAGCTATCGCTCCTATGAAAGCCCGACCCTGGCCGGCCCGTTCGCGCAACTGACCACTGCCGCGATTGATGCCGGTATTGCCCGGGCCGCGCTGGACGACACCATCGCCTTTGTTCGTGAACATGCTCGCCCGTGGATTGATGCCGGCGTGGAGAAAGCCAGCGAAGACCCGCTGACCATCATTCAGATCGGCTCGCTGGACATTCGTCAGGAGGCCGCCGAAGCCCTGCTTGAACGCGCCGGACGGGTGCTGGATGCGGCAAAACCGGCAACCAATGAAGACAATGTGGCCGCTGCCTCGGTTGCGGTGGCCAGGGCCAAGGTGCTGACCACTGAAGTGGCGATTGAGGCGACTAACCGCCTGTTTGAGCTGGGCGGAACGCGCTCATCACTGGTGGTGCACAACTTCGACCGTCACTGGCGCAATGCGCGGGTGCACACATTGCATGATCCGGTGCGCTGGAAATATCACTTGGTCGGCAACTGGGCGCTCAACGGCATCAAGCCTGCCCGTCACGACTGGAACTGA
- a CDS encoding methionine ABC transporter permease: MNELLANLDWSEIGQACIDTLSMLGGALFFTVLLGLPLGVLLYLTGQRQMLSSPVLYRVLSVVVNVLRSLPFIILLIVLIPLTTLLTGTSLGVRGAIPPLVVGCTPFFARLVETALREVDRGLVEASQSMGGSTWQIIWLTLLPEARTGLIAAVTVTSIVLVDYTAMAGVIGGGGLGDLAIRFGYQRFQTDVMVVTVLLLILLVQALQMSGDRLVRHFSRR; this comes from the coding sequence ATGAACGAGTTGCTGGCCAATCTGGACTGGAGCGAAATCGGCCAGGCCTGCATCGACACCCTGAGCATGCTCGGTGGCGCGCTGTTTTTCACCGTGCTGCTGGGCCTGCCGCTGGGCGTGCTGCTGTACCTAACCGGGCAGCGGCAGATGCTGTCCAGCCCGGTGCTATACCGGGTGCTTTCAGTGGTGGTGAACGTGCTGCGGTCGCTGCCGTTCATCATCCTGCTGATTGTGCTGATCCCGCTGACCACGCTGCTGACCGGTACGTCGCTGGGCGTGCGCGGCGCCATCCCGCCGCTGGTGGTGGGCTGCACGCCGTTCTTTGCGCGGCTGGTGGAAACCGCCTTGCGCGAGGTGGATCGCGGCCTGGTTGAGGCCAGCCAGTCCATGGGCGGCAGTACCTGGCAAATCATCTGGCTGACACTGTTGCCTGAGGCGCGCACCGGGCTGATTGCTGCGGTCACCGTGACCTCCATCGTGCTGGTGGATTACACGGCGATGGCCGGCGTGATTGGTGGCGGTGGCCTGGGTGATCTGGCTATCCGCTTTGGTTATCAGCGTTTTCAGACCGATGTGATGGTGGTCACCGTTCTGCTGCTGATCCTGCTGGTGCAGGCCCTGCAAATGAGCGGCGACCGGCTGGTGCGGCACTTCTCCCGCCGCTGA
- a CDS encoding LLM class flavin-dependent oxidoreductase: MTKQIRLNAFSMNTVGHLSPGLWRHPRDQATRYTDIHYWVELAKTLERGCIDGLFIADVLGVYDVYGGNADSALSNAAQVPVNDPLQLVPAMAAATQHLGFGVTASVSFEHPFPFARRMSTLDHLTGGRAGWNIVTSYLASGARNLGQRDQLSHDQRYALAEEYLQVCYKLWETSWEDNAVRADRDSGVYADPAKVHGINHEGEYFKVPGFHLSEPSPQRTPVLYQAGASSRGRAFAAANAECVFVAAPSKAVLKKQVADFRTAAVAAGRGAHDIVILEQLTVIVAETDEAALARLREYREYASASGALTLMAGWTGIDFAQYQPDQILREVPSEAIQSAVEAFTRADPTRSWTTAEIADYCAIGGDGPVLVGSAKTVADQLQEWVEETDVDGFNLASVVAPETFEAVVDLLVPELQARGLFKREYAEGTLRNKLFGNGDRLQAPHPVARLRREAGR, encoded by the coding sequence ATGACCAAACAGATTCGCCTCAATGCCTTCAGCATGAACACGGTCGGGCATCTGTCGCCCGGCCTGTGGCGGCACCCACGTGATCAGGCTACGCGTTACACCGATATCCATTACTGGGTTGAGCTGGCCAAAACCCTTGAACGTGGCTGCATTGACGGCCTGTTTATCGCCGACGTGCTGGGGGTTTATGACGTATACGGCGGCAACGCCGACAGCGCCCTGAGCAACGCCGCGCAGGTGCCGGTGAATGATCCGCTGCAACTGGTGCCGGCCATGGCAGCGGCTACTCAGCATCTGGGCTTTGGCGTGACGGCATCGGTGTCTTTCGAGCATCCGTTTCCGTTTGCCCGGCGCATGAGCACGCTGGATCACCTGACTGGCGGGCGCGCAGGCTGGAATATCGTGACCTCTTATCTGGCCAGCGGTGCACGCAACTTGGGGCAGCGCGATCAGCTTTCTCACGACCAGCGCTATGCCTTGGCCGAAGAGTACCTGCAGGTCTGCTACAAACTCTGGGAGACCAGTTGGGAGGACAATGCGGTGCGTGCCGACCGTGACAGCGGTGTCTACGCAGACCCCGCCAAGGTGCATGGCATTAACCACGAGGGAGAGTATTTCAAAGTACCGGGTTTCCATCTGAGCGAACCCTCGCCGCAGCGCACGCCGGTGCTCTATCAGGCCGGTGCTTCCAGCCGTGGCCGGGCGTTTGCGGCGGCGAATGCCGAGTGCGTGTTTGTCGCCGCGCCAAGCAAGGCGGTGCTGAAGAAGCAGGTGGCAGATTTCCGCACCGCTGCTGTGGCTGCGGGCCGTGGCGCCCATGACATCGTGATTCTTGAACAACTGACGGTGATCGTTGCCGAGACTGACGAAGCTGCGCTGGCGCGCCTGCGCGAATACCGCGAGTACGCCAGCGCCAGTGGTGCGCTGACCCTGATGGCGGGCTGGACCGGGATTGATTTCGCGCAGTACCAGCCGGATCAGATTCTGCGTGAAGTGCCCAGCGAGGCCATTCAGTCGGCGGTGGAAGCCTTCACCCGCGCAGATCCGACGCGCTCTTGGACCACTGCCGAGATCGCCGATTACTGCGCCATTGGTGGTGACGGCCCGGTGCTGGTCGGCTCGGCGAAAACCGTCGCGGATCAGTTGCAGGAGTGGGTGGAAGAAACCGATGTGGACGGCTTCAACCTGGCCAGTGTGGTCGCCCCGGAAACCTTCGAGGCGGTGGTTGATCTGCTGGTGCCGGAGTTGCAGGCGCGTGGACTGTTCAAGCGCGAATACGCCGAAGGCACCCTGCGCAACAAGCTGTTCGGCAATGGTGACCGCTTGCAGGCGCCACACCCGGTGGCACGTCTGCGCCGAGAGGCCGGGCGATGA